The following coding sequences are from one Lolium rigidum isolate FL_2022 chromosome 6, APGP_CSIRO_Lrig_0.1, whole genome shotgun sequence window:
- the LOC124666008 gene encoding uncharacterized protein LOC124666008, giving the protein MEAHMAAARPPTHHHHHNQQQKAANLARTFTKLLRRKRSDSAAAAPKDPDAPASVPADDYDTSMDATTTAPTMPSLSKLKLSGNLTAAYTLDAFFRNAAEKKPSPGAAPATAAAESLLATLFAGVSAVKAAYAQLQLAQHPYDAEAIQAADAAVVAELTRLSDTKRRFLKDPAGAARDLAAAGNTALSAHADEQRHLLKTYQITARKLESEARTKESDLERIRAALAAELRAERAMEVRLHPGRTLASLDELHVSGLNPTHFLTALRHAVKSIRSFSKSMLASMQSAGWDLSAAAAAVHPGVPLRRPSDVKFVFESYVAMKMFANFHRRDFNFSFLDEREFYERRRFFDEFTDLKAAPASVLLDPRSARWGGFGKFLRAKYLSLVHARMETAFFGRQEQRGIVSAGPGFPESAWFAEFAEMARRVWLLHCLFFAFDGGDGEDGASIFQVRAGARFAEVYMESVNDGRATDDAAFSTAAEDRTVGFTVVPGFRVGRTVIQCRVYLSRPGRRP; this is encoded by the coding sequence ATGGAGGCGCACATGGCGGCCGCCCGTCCGCcgacgcaccaccaccaccacaaccagCAGCAGAAGGCGGCCAACCTGGCGCGCACCTTCACCAAGCTGCTCCGCCGGAAGCGCtccgactccgccgccgccgcccccaaggACCCCGATGCGCCGGCCTCCGTCCCCGCGGACgactacgacacctccatggacgccaccaccaccgcccccaCCATGCCGTCCCTCAGCAAGCTCAAGCTCTCGGGGAACCTCACCGCGGCCTACACCCTGGACGCCTTCTTCCGCAACGCCGCCGAGAAGAAACCCTCCCCCGGCGCCGCCCCGGCCACCGCGGCGGCGGAATCCCTCCTCGCGACCCTCTTCGCGGGCGTCTCCGCCGTCAAAGCCGCCTACGCGCAGCTGCAGCTCGCGCAGCACCCCTACGACGCGGAGGCGATCCAGGCCGCCGACGCCGCGGTGGTCGCCGAGCTCACCCGCCTCTCCGACACCAAGCGCCGCTTCCTCAAGGACCCCGCCGGCGCCGCCAGGGACCTGGCGGCCGCGGGCAACACGGCCCTCTCCGCCCACGCCGACGAGCAGCGCCACCTGCTCAAGACCTACCAGATCACGGCGCGGAAGCTGGAGTCCGAAGCACGAACCAAAGAATCCGACCTCGAGCGCATCAGAgccgccctcgccgccgagcTCCGGGCCGAGCGGGCCATGGAGGTGCGGCTCCACCCGGGCCGCACCCTCGCGTCCCTCGACGAGCTCCACGTCTCGGGACTCAACCCGACCCACTTCCTCACCGCCCTCCGCCACGCCGTGAAGTCCATCCGCTCCTTCTCCAAGTCCATGCTCGCCTCGATGCAGTCCGCGGGGTGGGAtctgtccgccgccgccgccgccgtccacccCGGCGTACCCCTACGCCGTCCCAGCGACGTGAAGTTCGTGTTCGAGTCCTACGTCGCCATGAAGATGTTCGCCAACTTCCACCGGAgggacttcaacttcagcttcctGGACGAGCGCGAGTTCTACGAGCGCCGCCGCTTCTTCGACGAGTTCACGGACCTCAAGGCGGCGCCCGCCAGCGTGCTCCTCGACCCGCGCAGCGCGCGCTGGGGCGGCTTCGGCAAGTTCCTCCGCGCCAAGTACCTCTCGCTGGTGCACGCCAGGATGGAGACGGCCTTCTTCGGGCGGCAGGAGCAGCGCGGCATCGTCAGCGCCGGCCCGGGGTTCCCCGAGAGCGCGTGGTTCGCCGAGTTCGCGGAGATGGCGCGCCGGGTGTGGCTGCTGCATTGCCTCTTCTTCGccttcgacggcggcgacggcgaggacggCGCGTCCATCTTCCAGGTGCGCGCGGGGGCCAGGTTCGCGGAGGTGTACATGGAGAGCGTCAACGACGGGCGGGCGACGGACGACGCGGCGTTCTCCACCGCCGCCGAGGACCGCACCGTggggttcaccgtcgtgccggggTTTAGAGTCGGCCGGACGGTCATCCAGTGCCGCGTCTACCTGTCGCGCCCGGGACGGCGGCCGTGA